In one Haloplanus salinus genomic region, the following are encoded:
- the cmk gene encoding (d)CMP kinase, giving the protein MLLTVSGPAGSGKSTTAAGLAEALDLDHVSGGDIFRDLAAERGYTPVEFNELAEEDEGIDRDLDRRLYEIARDRDGVVLESRLAGWLAPDADFRLWLDAPVDVRAARIADREAKPVERARAETLRRERSERKRYADYYDIPIDDLSIYDLVVNTARWTAPAVLTILTTAVEGYVPAGDEGGYAIEGVDLDGLRVDS; this is encoded by the coding sequence ATGTTACTCACCGTGTCCGGCCCGGCGGGCAGTGGGAAGAGCACCACTGCCGCCGGTCTCGCGGAGGCGCTCGATCTGGACCACGTCAGCGGCGGCGACATCTTCCGCGACCTCGCCGCCGAACGGGGCTACACGCCCGTCGAATTCAACGAACTCGCCGAGGAAGACGAGGGGATCGACCGTGATCTCGACCGGCGCCTGTACGAGATCGCCCGCGACCGCGACGGCGTCGTCCTCGAATCGCGGCTCGCCGGCTGGCTCGCCCCGGACGCCGACTTCCGCCTCTGGCTCGACGCCCCCGTCGACGTGCGCGCCGCCCGCATCGCCGACCGCGAGGCGAAGCCGGTCGAGCGGGCCCGCGCGGAGACCCTCCGGCGCGAGCGAAGCGAGCGAAAACGCTACGCCGACTACTACGACATCCCCATCGACGACCTCTCCATCTACGATCTGGTGGTGAACACCGCACGGTGGACCGCACCCGCCGTCCTCACCATCCTCACGACGGCCGTCGAGGGCTACGTGCCGGCGGGGGACGAGGGTGGCTACGCCATCGAGGGGGTCGACCTCGACGGCCTGCGCGTCGACTCGTGA
- a CDS encoding DUF106 domain-containing protein codes for MARIEQKVRDLVSEDAAMEDVVRTVLDRADDGEVKWVDVREDLSSGQWGRLIETGVLVDGDAGFRLADAEATRNALGNGEAETTAGSTSTSSDDDEGSSWSMWDKGAAVFSLALFAGYSWAPMRNVIGNAMNVFLGPLNAQLPFYAVVMILAVVTGLYSTILQANLMDSEKMGEYQEKMQEIQEKRKAAKERGDDEALDRIQDEQMDAMGDQMGMFKEQFRPMVWIMFLTIPVFLWMYWGVGIGANATPIFDLEPLVLPFAGEKAWTDPVLGPVQVWIVWYFLCSMGFTQVIRKGLNINISPTGT; via the coding sequence ATGGCACGGATCGAGCAGAAGGTGCGGGACCTCGTCTCAGAAGACGCGGCGATGGAAGACGTCGTCCGGACGGTCCTCGACCGCGCGGACGACGGCGAGGTCAAGTGGGTCGACGTTCGCGAGGACTTATCCAGCGGGCAGTGGGGCCGCCTCATCGAGACGGGCGTGTTGGTCGACGGCGATGCCGGGTTCCGCCTGGCCGACGCCGAGGCGACGCGAAACGCCCTCGGAAACGGTGAGGCGGAGACGACGGCCGGGTCGACGTCCACGTCGAGCGACGACGACGAGGGCTCCTCGTGGTCGATGTGGGACAAGGGCGCGGCGGTGTTCAGCCTCGCGCTCTTCGCCGGCTACTCGTGGGCACCGATGCGGAACGTCATCGGCAACGCGATGAACGTGTTCCTCGGCCCGCTGAACGCGCAACTGCCCTTCTACGCCGTCGTGATGATCCTCGCGGTCGTGACGGGGCTGTACTCCACCATCCTGCAGGCGAATCTGATGGACTCCGAGAAGATGGGCGAGTACCAGGAGAAGATGCAGGAGATCCAGGAGAAACGCAAGGCGGCCAAAGAGCGGGGCGACGACGAGGCACTCGACCGCATCCAGGACGAGCAGATGGACGCCATGGGCGACCAGATGGGGATGTTCAAAGAGCAGTTCCGCCCGATGGTGTGGATCATGTTCCTCACCATCCCCGTCTTCCTGTGGATGTACTGGGGGGTCGGTATCGGGGCGAACGCGACGCCCATCTTCGACCTCGAACCGCTGGTGCTCCCCTTCGCGGGCGAGAAGGCGTGGACCGATCCGGTGCTCGGCCCGGTTCAGGTGTGGATCGTCTGGTACTTCCTCTGCTCGATGGGCTTCACGCAGGTCATCCGGAAGGGCTTGAACATCAACATCAGCCCGACCGGCACCTGA
- a CDS encoding adenylate kinase: MSEPHVLLLGAPGAGKGTQSKRLAEAFDIEHVTTGDALRANKDMDIGHMDTEYDTPRAYMEAGELVPDAVVNEIVKTALQEADGYVLDGYPRNLDQAEYLSEITDLDAVVFLDVSEVELVDRLTGRRVCDDCGANYHVEFSPPETEGVCDECGGDLIQRDDDTEDTVRERLRVYEENTAPVVEHYRDEGVLVEVDGEGTPDEVFEAIHEEVDAAT, translated from the coding sequence ATGAGCGAACCTCATGTGTTGTTGCTCGGCGCACCGGGAGCGGGTAAAGGAACGCAGAGCAAGCGTCTCGCCGAGGCGTTCGACATCGAGCACGTGACGACGGGTGACGCGCTCCGCGCGAACAAGGACATGGACATCGGCCACATGGACACCGAGTACGACACGCCGCGGGCGTACATGGAGGCCGGCGAACTCGTCCCCGACGCGGTGGTGAACGAGATCGTCAAGACCGCCCTACAGGAGGCGGACGGCTACGTCCTCGACGGCTACCCCCGCAACCTCGATCAGGCCGAGTATCTCTCGGAGATCACCGACCTCGACGCCGTCGTCTTCCTCGACGTGAGCGAGGTGGAACTCGTCGATCGGCTCACCGGCCGCCGGGTCTGTGACGACTGTGGCGCCAACTACCACGTCGAGTTCAGTCCACCCGAGACCGAGGGCGTCTGCGACGAGTGCGGTGGGGACCTGATCCAGCGCGACGACGACACGGAAGACACCGTCCGCGAGCGCCTGCGCGTTTACGAGGAGAACACGGCGCCCGTCGTCGAACACTACCGCGACGAGGGCGTCCTCGTCGAAGTCGACGGCGAGGGGACGCCGGACGAGGTGTTCGAGGCGATCCACGAGGAAGTCGACGCGGCGACGTAG
- the icd gene encoding isocitrate dehydrogenase (NADP(+)), protein MSYDRVEVPDGERITVDEDGELDVPSNPIIPIIYGDGIGKDVSPAAQQVLETAAEATGRSINWMRLYAGESARERYDENLPEETVEAIREHRVAIKGPLTTPVGSGFRSLNVALRKKLDLYANMRPTYHLDGVPSPVTHPEKMDMVNFRENTEDVYAGIEWEAGTDDAERVREFVEEEMGFADTIHDGPVGIGIKPISEFGSKRLIRQAIDYALRNDRGSVTLVHKGNIMKFTEAAFRDWGYELAEEEYGDEVITEDELWDEYDGEAPEGTVVVKDRIADNMLQQLLTRTEQYDVLAMPNLNGDYLSDAAGAQIGGLGIAPGANLGEGACLAEPVHGSAPKYAGEDKVNPTAMILSGRIMLEQLGWEDAADLVRDAVEETISSGQVTYDLHRQIEGGTKLATSEYAAAVVEKVHELA, encoded by the coding sequence ATGAGCTACGACAGAGTCGAGGTGCCCGACGGCGAACGGATCACCGTCGACGAGGACGGCGAACTCGACGTCCCGTCGAATCCGATCATCCCGATCATCTACGGCGACGGCATCGGGAAAGACGTAAGCCCGGCCGCTCAGCAGGTACTGGAGACCGCCGCGGAAGCGACCGGTCGCTCGATCAACTGGATGCGGCTCTACGCCGGCGAGTCGGCACGGGAACGCTACGACGAGAACCTGCCCGAAGAGACGGTCGAGGCCATCCGCGAACACCGCGTGGCGATCAAGGGGCCGCTGACGACGCCCGTCGGGAGCGGCTTCCGGTCGCTAAACGTCGCCCTCCGCAAGAAACTCGACCTCTACGCGAACATGCGGCCGACGTACCACCTCGACGGCGTCCCCTCCCCCGTCACGCATCCAGAGAAGATGGACATGGTGAACTTCCGGGAGAACACCGAGGACGTGTACGCCGGCATCGAGTGGGAGGCCGGTACCGACGACGCCGAACGCGTCCGCGAGTTCGTCGAGGAGGAGATGGGCTTCGCAGACACCATCCACGACGGCCCGGTCGGCATCGGGATCAAGCCCATCTCGGAGTTCGGGAGCAAGCGCCTCATCCGGCAGGCCATCGACTACGCCCTCCGCAACGACCGTGGCTCGGTGACGCTCGTCCACAAGGGTAACATCATGAAGTTCACCGAAGCGGCCTTCCGCGACTGGGGCTACGAACTCGCCGAGGAGGAGTACGGCGACGAGGTCATCACGGAAGACGAGCTCTGGGACGAGTACGACGGAGAGGCGCCCGAGGGAACCGTCGTCGTCAAGGACCGCATCGCCGACAACATGCTCCAGCAGCTGCTCACCCGGACCGAGCAGTACGACGTGCTGGCGATGCCGAACCTCAACGGCGACTACCTCTCGGACGCCGCGGGCGCACAGATCGGCGGCCTCGGCATCGCGCCCGGCGCGAACCTCGGCGAGGGCGCGTGCCTCGCCGAACCCGTCCACGGCTCCGCGCCGAAGTACGCGGGCGAGGACAAGGTCAACCCGACGGCGATGATCCTCTCCGGCCGGATCATGCTCGAACAGCTCGGCTGGGAGGACGCGGCCGACCTCGTTCGCGACGCCGTCGAGGAGACCATCTCCTCGGGACAAGTCACCTACGACCTCCACCGACAGATCGAGGGCGGCACCAAGCTCGCGACGAGCGAGTACGCCGCGGCCGTCGTCGAGAAGGTACACGAACTGGCGTGA
- a CDS encoding isoaspartyl peptidase/L-asparaginase, translating into MRIIVHGGAGSGASLGGPTADRQAVLDAAASDGAAADTPLDAVETALRRLEGDERFNAGRGGAVQSDGVVRVDAGLMTSDRTVGAVANVPGVEAAVAAARVVAAETPHVCVVGEHAAELAADFGVETGVDLMTERTRERFADANPPAGSPAAHLDWLRERFGGHDTVGAVAGNGERFAAATSTAGRWFALAGRVGDVPQVGSGFSCTPAGGASATGAGEDIARVTLARRAVDALADGASADRAATLAIEAFEELTGSTAGVIVCGPAGVGAAKNSESMQVAAAKR; encoded by the coding sequence ATGCGCATCATCGTCCACGGCGGTGCGGGGTCGGGCGCGAGCCTCGGCGGACCGACGGCCGACCGGCAGGCCGTCCTCGACGCCGCCGCGAGCGACGGGGCGGCCGCGGACACCCCCCTCGACGCCGTCGAGACGGCGCTCCGTCGGCTGGAGGGTGACGAGCGGTTCAACGCCGGCCGCGGCGGCGCCGTCCAGTCCGACGGCGTCGTTCGCGTCGACGCGGGGCTGATGACGAGCGACCGGACCGTCGGCGCCGTCGCGAACGTCCCCGGCGTCGAGGCGGCCGTCGCTGCCGCACGCGTCGTCGCCGCGGAGACGCCCCACGTCTGCGTCGTCGGCGAACACGCGGCCGAACTCGCGGCCGACTTCGGCGTCGAAACCGGCGTCGACCTGATGACGGAACGGACCCGCGAGCGGTTCGCGGACGCCAACCCGCCAGCGGGGTCCCCGGCGGCACACCTCGACTGGCTCCGGGAGCGGTTCGGCGGCCACGACACCGTCGGCGCCGTGGCCGGGAACGGGGAGCGGTTCGCCGCCGCTACCTCCACCGCCGGTCGGTGGTTCGCGCTCGCCGGCCGCGTCGGCGACGTGCCACAGGTCGGCTCCGGCTTCTCCTGCACGCCTGCGGGTGGGGCCAGCGCGACGGGTGCCGGCGAGGACATCGCGCGCGTCACCCTCGCCCGACGTGCGGTGGACGCCCTCGCGGACGGCGCCTCGGCCGACCGGGCCGCGACGCTCGCGATCGAAGCATTCGAGGAGCTAACCGGGTCGACGGCGGGGGTGATCGTCTGCGGACCGGCGGGGGTCGGCGCGGCGAAAAACAGCGAGTCGATGCAGGTGGCCGCCGCGAAACGTTAG
- a CDS encoding metallophosphoesterase family protein, producing MIRTDALDASLDLALGDEHRRIDVDAWDDIYVVGDVHGCLQELERLVERLDPSEDDLVVFVGDLVRKGPDSAGVVDFVRSRPNFVTVRGNNEEKLLRGEKSLAELDDEDRQWIADLPVAVHWDDALVVHAGVDPRKSIVEHTVDDFETIRELGDGSYEPPFWYDEYDGDRRVFFGHTPLEDPVVRRNAVGLDTGCVYGGTLTAYDVRGDRFVSVTPDRTIQERPARKFVTPRRTVTAD from the coding sequence ATGATTCGGACCGACGCGCTCGACGCCAGCCTCGACCTCGCCCTCGGCGACGAGCACCGACGGATCGACGTCGACGCGTGGGACGACATCTACGTCGTCGGCGACGTCCACGGCTGCCTGCAGGAGTTGGAACGGCTGGTCGAGCGCCTCGATCCCAGCGAGGACGACCTCGTCGTCTTCGTCGGCGACCTCGTTCGCAAGGGACCGGACAGCGCCGGCGTGGTCGACTTCGTGCGCTCCCGGCCCAACTTCGTGACGGTCCGCGGCAACAACGAAGAGAAGCTCCTGCGCGGCGAGAAGTCGCTCGCCGAACTCGACGACGAGGACCGGCAGTGGATCGCCGACCTCCCCGTCGCCGTCCACTGGGACGACGCACTCGTCGTCCACGCCGGCGTCGACCCGCGGAAGTCCATCGTCGAACACACCGTCGACGACTTCGAGACCATCCGCGAACTCGGCGACGGGAGCTACGAACCCCCGTTCTGGTACGACGAGTACGACGGGGACCGCCGCGTCTTCTTCGGCCACACGCCGCTCGAAGACCCCGTGGTCCGCCGGAACGCCGTCGGTCTCGACACCGGCTGTGTGTACGGCGGCACACTCACCGCTTACGACGTCCGCGGCGACCGCTTCGTGAGCGTTACGCCCGACCGGACGATCCAAGAGCGCCCGGCCCGGAAGTTCGTCACGCCGCGCCGAACCGTCACGGCCGACTAA
- the map gene encoding type II methionyl aminopeptidase — MSVGPLDEATVEKYRQAGEALRTVLDEAAEMIEPGVAHLDVAEHAETRIDELADGAAFPVNISVDEEASHSTPARDDETTFGEEMICLDVGVHVDGYIADAATTVDLSDNPEMVEAAEEALDVAVDAVGPGVDTGTIGAEIEDVIRGYGYTPVLNLSGHGVEQWDAHTGPSVPNRGVDHGAELRVGDVIAIEPFVTDGRGKVSEGSREEIYGLERERSVRNRQARQVLEQVTEEYRTLPFAARWLDVPRAEMALRRLKQQDVIHGYPVLKEEEGRLVSQAEHTVIVTEDGCEITTA, encoded by the coding sequence ATGAGCGTAGGACCCCTCGACGAGGCAACCGTCGAGAAGTATCGCCAGGCTGGCGAGGCGTTGCGGACCGTCCTCGACGAGGCGGCCGAGATGATCGAACCGGGCGTGGCTCACCTCGACGTCGCCGAACACGCCGAGACGCGGATCGACGAACTCGCCGACGGCGCTGCCTTCCCCGTCAACATCAGTGTCGACGAGGAGGCCAGTCACTCCACTCCCGCACGCGACGACGAGACGACCTTCGGCGAGGAGATGATCTGTCTCGACGTGGGCGTCCACGTCGACGGCTACATCGCCGACGCCGCGACGACGGTCGACCTCTCGGACAACCCCGAGATGGTCGAGGCCGCCGAGGAAGCCCTCGACGTGGCCGTCGACGCCGTCGGTCCCGGCGTCGACACCGGAACGATTGGCGCCGAAATCGAGGACGTGATCCGCGGATACGGCTACACCCCCGTCCTCAACCTCTCCGGGCACGGCGTCGAGCAGTGGGACGCCCACACGGGGCCGTCGGTCCCCAACCGCGGCGTCGACCACGGGGCGGAGCTCCGGGTCGGCGACGTGATCGCCATCGAGCCGTTCGTCACCGACGGCCGCGGCAAGGTGAGCGAGGGGAGCAGGGAGGAGATTTACGGGTTGGAACGGGAGCGCTCGGTCCGCAACCGACAGGCACGACAGGTGCTCGAACAGGTCACCGAGGAGTACCGGACGCTGCCGTTCGCCGCGCGGTGGCTCGACGTGCCGCGCGCGGAGATGGCACTCCGGCGGCTCAAACAACAGGACGTGATCCACGGCTACCCCGTACTGAAAGAGGAGGAGGGACGACTGGTGAGTCAGGCCGAACACACCGTCATCGTCACCGAAGACGGCTGCGAGATTACGACGGCGTAG
- a CDS encoding DUF7835 family putative zinc beta-ribbon protein, producing MKAKRPNPDANLELCPDCGRETRHSVRVEIRTENPASANAAFSREPYRVAVCAECEAESIQRMNDA from the coding sequence ATGAAGGCGAAGCGACCCAACCCAGACGCCAACCTCGAACTGTGTCCCGACTGCGGGCGGGAAACTAGGCACTCGGTCCGCGTCGAGATTCGAACGGAGAACCCCGCCTCGGCGAACGCGGCGTTCTCGCGCGAGCCGTACCGGGTCGCGGTCTGTGCCGAGTGTGAGGCGGAATCGATCCAGCGGATGAACGACGCCTGA
- a CDS encoding HIT family protein, which produces MDRLFAPWRIEWVTRDGGGVDGCPFCVLPDRDDDRSSRIVARSAHAFVILNNYPYNPGHAMVIPDAHEGDYRAFDDDVLLDHARLKGRTFDAMDAAFDPDGYNVGLNLGGSAAGGSIDDHLHTHVVPRWTGDTNFMPVVSDTKVIVEAVDETYAHLRDAFAAQPGATVTDDDRAVALTLDGSASE; this is translated from the coding sequence ATGGACCGACTGTTCGCACCGTGGCGCATCGAGTGGGTGACCCGCGACGGCGGGGGCGTCGACGGTTGTCCGTTCTGTGTGCTCCCCGACCGCGACGACGATCGGTCCAGCCGCATCGTCGCCCGGAGCGCGCACGCGTTCGTCATCCTGAACAACTACCCCTACAACCCCGGCCACGCCATGGTGATCCCCGACGCCCACGAGGGCGACTACCGGGCGTTCGACGACGACGTCCTCTTGGACCACGCCCGGCTCAAAGGGCGGACCTTCGACGCGATGGACGCCGCGTTCGACCCGGACGGCTACAACGTCGGCCTCAACCTCGGCGGGAGCGCCGCCGGCGGCTCCATCGACGACCACCTCCACACCCACGTGGTTCCGCGGTGGACCGGCGACACCAACTTCATGCCCGTCGTCTCGGACACGAAAGTGATCGTCGAAGCCGTCGACGAGACGTACGCCCACCTCCGCGACGCCTTCGCCGCTCAACCGGGCGCGACGGTCACCGACGACGACCGGGCCGTCGCGCTCACCCTCGACGGATCGGCGAGCGAGTGA
- a CDS encoding cation diffusion facilitator family transporter — translation MSGDRSSFLKASWVNVVSNVVKIVVEGTLGVTFGSLALMADAAHSVADLLASAVVLVWGRFVYDDPDASHPHGHDRFEPLAALFVGGVLVLLGLQLLYDSSHALLDGPSAEYSSVLVAGLLVALVVRYACYWYTVAVNREVGSPSLRALAADSKNDIYTTLAVFVGVAGMALGYPIFDPLAGGAVSLLVIYQGVDVSRENIRYLSDGAPPAEERDRIEDAIRSHPKVRGLHDFVAYYSGHVIEVEFHAEVDGDLSLAEAHDVETELRERVRAVEPVSDVHVHLDPAGLGEWKEAAERSSASTTPR, via the coding sequence ATGAGCGGGGATCGGAGTTCGTTCCTCAAGGCGTCGTGGGTCAACGTCGTCTCGAACGTCGTGAAAATCGTCGTCGAGGGCACCCTCGGCGTCACCTTCGGCAGCCTTGCGCTCATGGCCGACGCCGCCCACTCGGTCGCCGACCTCCTCGCCAGCGCCGTCGTCCTCGTCTGGGGACGGTTCGTCTACGACGACCCCGACGCCTCTCACCCGCACGGCCACGACCGGTTCGAACCCCTCGCGGCCCTCTTCGTCGGCGGCGTCCTCGTCCTCCTCGGCCTGCAACTCCTCTACGACTCCAGTCACGCCCTCCTCGATGGCCCGAGCGCCGAGTATAGCTCCGTCCTCGTCGCCGGCCTCCTCGTCGCCCTCGTCGTCCGCTACGCCTGTTACTGGTACACCGTCGCGGTCAACCGCGAGGTGGGGTCGCCGAGCCTCCGCGCCCTCGCCGCCGACAGCAAGAACGATATCTACACCACCCTCGCCGTCTTCGTCGGCGTCGCCGGCATGGCGCTCGGCTACCCCATCTTCGACCCACTGGCCGGCGGCGCGGTGAGCCTCCTCGTCATCTACCAAGGAGTCGATGTCTCGCGGGAGAACATCCGCTATCTCTCCGACGGCGCGCCGCCCGCCGAGGAACGTGACCGGATCGAGGACGCCATTCGCTCGCACCCGAAGGTTCGCGGCCTCCACGACTTCGTCGCCTACTACTCCGGCCACGTCATCGAGGTGGAGTTCCACGCCGAGGTGGACGGTGACCTCTCCCTAGCCGAGGCCCACGACGTCGAGACCGAACTCCGGGAACGGGTCCGCGCCGTCGAACCCGTCTCGGACGTCCACGTCCACCTCGACCCGGCCGGCCTGGGCGAGTGGAAAGAGGCCGCCGAGCGGTCGTCGGCGTCGACGACGCCGCGCTAA
- a CDS encoding PadR family transcriptional regulator: MSGKWLRSGLRRDVCVVVASEGEPTAQECKAAVESRYDDRIDPKTFYGVLDALTDAGHLEKTVDGLHDRYELTVAGERALRDHYAWVRDRLDG, translated from the coding sequence ATGAGCGGAAAGTGGCTCCGAAGCGGCCTCCGGCGGGACGTCTGCGTCGTGGTCGCGAGCGAGGGCGAGCCGACGGCCCAAGAGTGTAAGGCCGCCGTGGAGTCGCGGTACGACGACCGGATCGACCCGAAGACGTTCTACGGCGTGCTGGACGCGCTGACGGACGCGGGGCATCTGGAGAAGACGGTCGACGGGCTCCACGACCGGTACGAACTCACCGTGGCGGGGGAACGAGCGCTTCGCGATCACTACGCGTGGGTTCGGGACCGACTGGACGGTTAG
- a CDS encoding tRNA (N(6)-L-threonylcarbamoyladenosine(37)-C(2))-methylthiotransferase: MARYHIETYGCTANRGESKAIEQRLRDGGHYPADGPADADVAILNTCTVVEKTERNMLRRAEELREETGDLVVTGCMALAQGEAFAEAGIDAEVVHWDEVPEAALNGECPTTTPDAEPMLDGAIGILPIARGCMSDCSYCITKRATGRLDSPPVEENVRKARALVHAGATEIRITGQDTGVYGWDRNQGESLLPELLGRICAIEGDFRVRVGMANPKGVHGVREELAETFAENEKLYNFLHAPVQSGSNDVLADMRRQHRVEEFLEVVETFDDHLDRWTLSTDFIVGFPTETDADHEASMALLERVRPEKINVTRFSKRPGTDAAEMKGLGGTLKKERSKAMSELKREVVGEAHGSMVGERREVLAVRPGTGESVKCRDGAYRQVIVTRAAERGIEPGDFFEVEITGHETMYAFGEPV; encoded by the coding sequence ATGGCCCGGTATCACATCGAGACGTACGGGTGTACGGCCAACCGCGGCGAGAGCAAAGCGATAGAGCAACGGCTCCGTGACGGGGGGCATTACCCCGCCGACGGCCCCGCGGACGCCGACGTGGCCATCCTCAACACCTGTACGGTCGTCGAGAAGACGGAGCGCAACATGCTCCGACGGGCCGAAGAGCTGCGAGAAGAGACGGGTGACCTCGTGGTCACGGGCTGTATGGCGCTGGCACAGGGCGAGGCGTTCGCCGAGGCGGGCATCGACGCCGAGGTAGTTCACTGGGACGAAGTGCCCGAGGCAGCGCTGAACGGCGAGTGTCCGACCACCACGCCCGACGCCGAGCCGATGCTGGACGGCGCCATCGGCATCCTCCCCATCGCCCGCGGCTGTATGAGCGACTGTTCGTACTGCATCACCAAGCGCGCGACGGGGCGGCTCGACTCGCCGCCGGTCGAGGAGAACGTACGGAAAGCGCGGGCGCTCGTCCACGCCGGCGCGACGGAGATTCGGATCACGGGACAGGACACCGGCGTCTACGGGTGGGACCGCAACCAAGGCGAGAGCCTCCTGCCCGAACTCCTCGGCCGGATCTGTGCCATCGAGGGCGACTTCCGGGTGCGCGTCGGCATGGCGAACCCGAAGGGCGTCCACGGCGTCCGCGAGGAACTCGCCGAGACGTTCGCCGAAAACGAGAAGCTCTACAACTTCCTGCACGCACCGGTGCAGTCGGGGTCGAACGACGTACTCGCCGACATGCGCCGCCAGCATCGCGTCGAGGAGTTTCTGGAGGTGGTCGAGACGTTCGACGACCACCTCGACCGCTGGACGCTCTCGACGGATTTCATCGTCGGCTTCCCGACCGAGACGGACGCGGACCACGAGGCGAGCATGGCGCTTCTCGAACGCGTTCGCCCGGAGAAGATCAACGTCACGCGCTTTTCGAAGCGGCCGGGAACCGATGCGGCCGAGATGAAGGGACTGGGCGGGACGCTCAAGAAGGAGCGCTCGAAGGCGATGTCGGAGCTGAAACGCGAGGTCGTCGGCGAAGCGCACGGGTCGATGGTCGGCGAGCGTCGGGAGGTGCTCGCGGTGCGGCCGGGCACGGGTGAGTCCGTGAAGTGTCGCGACGGCGCCTACCGGCAGGTGATCGTCACGCGTGCCGCCGAACGTGGGATCGAACCGGGCGACTTCTTCGAGGTCGAAATCACGGGTCACGAGACGATGTACGCCTTCGGCGAACCGGTGTGA
- the deoC gene encoding deoxyribose-phosphate aldolase, translating into MDRADFAACIDHTVLGPETTPADARRVVAAAAEHGMNACVPPCYVAEVVGEAPDVTVMTVVGFPHGQHDPAVKRQEAVTAWEDGADELDVVVNVGRIRAGELGAAIDELSELVAAVPVPVKVIVEASLLTEAEKRRVAEAAVDADADYLKTGTGFAGPATVEDVRLLAEYLPVKASGGIGSYEVARAMLDAGAVRVGASSGVDIVEGFDG; encoded by the coding sequence ATGGACCGAGCCGACTTCGCCGCGTGTATCGACCACACCGTCCTCGGACCGGAGACGACGCCGGCCGACGCCCGGCGCGTCGTCGCGGCGGCGGCCGAGCACGGCATGAACGCCTGCGTTCCCCCCTGCTACGTGGCGGAAGTCGTCGGGGAGGCGCCGGACGTGACCGTGATGACCGTCGTCGGCTTCCCCCACGGACAGCACGACCCCGCGGTGAAACGGCAGGAGGCAGTCACGGCGTGGGAGGACGGCGCCGACGAACTCGACGTGGTGGTGAACGTGGGTCGGATCAGGGCCGGCGAGCTAGGGGCGGCCATCGACGAACTCTCCGAACTCGTCGCGGCCGTGCCGGTGCCGGTGAAGGTCATCGTCGAGGCGTCGCTGCTGACGGAGGCGGAGAAGCGACGGGTGGCGGAGGCGGCCGTCGACGCCGACGCCGACTACCTGAAGACGGGGACGGGGTTCGCCGGGCCCGCCACCGTCGAAGACGTGAGGCTACTCGCGGAGTATCTGCCGGTGAAAGCGAGCGGCGGTATCGGGAGCTACGAGGTAGCGCGGGCGATGCTGGACGCGGGTGCCGTTCGGGTCGGCGCGTCGTCGGGCGTCGACATCGTCGAGGGGTTCGATGGGTAG